A window of Auraticoccus monumenti contains these coding sequences:
- a CDS encoding GAF and ANTAR domain-containing protein, with amino-acid sequence MTPPLNLHEQLAEAARDLEAEPDTQHTLERSVALALELVPHADQAGISIVHRKGRIETPAASTDAVLRADELQYQLAEGPSLDAIWTQDIVTSEDLRQDPRWPQWAPQVSSHLNLVSMLCVQLFTSTTVVGGINLYSTRSHAFDRDDLDIAGYLAAHVAVAVAESQTEDQLRLAAVNRTAIGQAQGIVMERFSVDANRAFDLLRRVSQSSNTRLLLVATDIVSTRRVPGV; translated from the coding sequence GTGACCCCGCCCCTGAACCTGCACGAGCAGCTGGCGGAGGCGGCGCGCGACCTCGAGGCGGAACCGGACACCCAGCACACCCTGGAGCGCTCGGTCGCGCTCGCCCTCGAGCTGGTTCCGCACGCCGATCAGGCCGGGATCTCCATCGTGCACCGCAAGGGCCGCATCGAGACCCCCGCCGCCTCCACCGACGCCGTGCTGCGAGCCGACGAGCTCCAATACCAGCTCGCCGAGGGACCGAGTCTGGACGCGATCTGGACCCAGGACATCGTGACCTCCGAGGACCTCCGTCAGGACCCCCGGTGGCCGCAGTGGGCACCGCAGGTGTCGTCACACCTGAACCTCGTGAGCATGCTGTGCGTGCAGCTGTTCACCAGCACGACCGTCGTCGGGGGCATCAACCTCTACTCGACCAGGAGCCACGCCTTCGACCGCGACGACCTGGACATCGCCGGCTACCTCGCTGCGCACGTCGCCGTGGCAGTGGCCGAGTCCCAGACCGAGGACCAGCTCCGGCTGGCGGCGGTCAACCGGACGGCCATCGGCCAGGCCCAGGGCATCGTGATGGAACGGTTCTCCGTCGACGCCAACCGGGCGTTCGACCTGCTGCGCCGGGTCTCCCAGAGCAGCAACACCCGGCTGCTCCTCGTCGCGACCGACATCGTCAGCACCCGTCGAGTACCCGGCGTCTGA
- the ribD gene encoding bifunctional diaminohydroxyphosphoribosylaminopyrimidine deaminase/5-amino-6-(5-phosphoribosylamino)uracil reductase RibD, with translation MIDAAAVEVLMRHALDLARLGPVVDPNPRVGAVVVDVDGRVVGRGHHRGAGTPHAEVVALAEAGAAARGGTAVVTLEPCDHTGRTGPCSAALSGAGVARVVYAQADPNPTAAGGAATLREAGMRVEQGPLGEEAAALNQAWSFAVAAGRPRVVWKFAATLDGRSAAADGSSRWITGPDARADVHRLRGEAGAVLVGTGTALADDPRLTVRHPDGTPLSRQPLRVVMGRRDLPARSRVLDDTAETWRARTHEPAAVLQELLDRGVRQVWLEGGPTVAAAFLTERLVDEVVAYLAPTLLGAGSAAVADLGIPTLGQALQLRLDEVTTIGRDLRVRATPLTDGRS, from the coding sequence ATGATCGACGCGGCAGCCGTCGAGGTGCTGATGCGTCATGCCCTCGACCTGGCCCGGCTCGGACCGGTCGTCGACCCGAACCCGCGGGTGGGTGCGGTCGTCGTCGACGTCGACGGGCGGGTGGTGGGTCGCGGGCACCACCGGGGCGCTGGGACGCCGCACGCGGAGGTGGTCGCCCTGGCCGAGGCCGGAGCGGCTGCCCGCGGCGGGACGGCCGTGGTGACGTTGGAACCCTGCGACCACACGGGTCGCACCGGGCCGTGCTCCGCCGCGCTGTCGGGGGCCGGCGTGGCCCGGGTGGTCTACGCACAGGCCGATCCGAACCCGACGGCAGCAGGCGGTGCCGCGACGCTGCGGGAAGCCGGCATGAGGGTCGAGCAGGGTCCGCTGGGTGAGGAGGCGGCAGCGCTCAACCAGGCCTGGTCCTTCGCGGTCGCGGCCGGCCGGCCCCGGGTGGTGTGGAAGTTCGCCGCGACCCTGGACGGGCGCTCGGCTGCGGCTGACGGCAGCAGCCGGTGGATCACCGGACCCGACGCCCGGGCCGACGTTCACCGGCTGCGTGGCGAGGCCGGCGCGGTCCTGGTCGGGACGGGCACCGCCCTGGCCGACGACCCCCGGCTGACCGTCCGCCACCCCGACGGCACCCCCCTCAGCCGGCAGCCGCTGCGGGTGGTGATGGGACGGCGTGATCTCCCGGCCCGGTCCCGGGTCCTGGACGACACGGCCGAGACCTGGCGAGCCCGCACCCACGAGCCCGCAGCGGTGCTGCAGGAGCTGCTCGACCGCGGTGTCCGACAGGTCTGGCTCGAGGGCGGGCCCACCGTCGCTGCCGCCTTCCTGACCGAGCGCCTCGTCGACGAGGTCGTGGCCTACCTCGCCCCCACCCTGCTGGGCGCCGGCTCCGCAGCCGTCGCCGACCTCGGCATCCCCACCCTCGGACAGGCGCTGCAGCTGCGTCTGGACGAGGTCACCACCATCGGCCGGGACCTGCGGGTCCGGGCCACCCCTCTCACCGACGGAAGGTCCTGA
- the ribH gene encoding 6,7-dimethyl-8-ribityllumazine synthase, with protein sequence MKDGSPTLTVDGRGLSVALVAASWHRTVMDGLIAGARRGLTEAGVTDVRFVEVPGSFELTVAAARLAPHHDAVVALGVVIRGGTPHFDYVCQAATSGLTEVAVRTGVPVGFGLLTCDDEQQALDRAGLDGSSQDKGHEAATAAVVTAVTLRDVPVLSAPPATGPAR encoded by the coding sequence ATGAAGGACGGATCACCCACCCTCACCGTCGACGGCCGGGGGCTCAGCGTGGCGCTGGTCGCCGCCTCGTGGCACCGCACCGTCATGGACGGGCTCATCGCCGGCGCCCGTCGCGGTCTCACCGAGGCCGGAGTCACCGACGTGCGCTTCGTGGAGGTTCCCGGCAGCTTCGAGCTGACCGTGGCCGCCGCGCGCCTCGCCCCCCACCACGACGCCGTCGTCGCCCTCGGCGTCGTCATCCGGGGCGGCACCCCCCACTTCGACTACGTCTGCCAGGCCGCGACCAGCGGCCTCACCGAGGTGGCCGTCCGCACCGGCGTGCCGGTGGGCTTCGGCCTCCTCACCTGCGACGACGAGCAGCAGGCCCTCGACCGGGCCGGCCTCGACGGCTCCTCCCAGGACAAGGGACACGAGGCCGCGACCGCCGCCGTGGTCACCGCCGTCACCCTGCGCGACGTCCCAGTCCTCAGCG
- the ribB gene encoding 3,4-dihydroxy-2-butanone-4-phosphate synthase, with the protein MSSPTPTGAPARAWTVEEALAALREGRPVLVTDPADREDEGDVVLAGETVSAEWMAWTIRHSSGYVCAPMPAERADALRLPPMVVENADPRRTAYTVTVDARIGVGTGISAADRAHTIRTLAGAATTAEDLTRPGHVVPLRARPGGVLERPGHTEAAVDLCRLAGLQPVAAIAELVDDDGTMLRSPALLRLAAEHDLPVLSIEQLIRWRAVHDRVRRVTETTIPTEHGVFTVVGYRDLLTGVDHLAMISPRGVPDQPLVRLHSECLTGDVLGSQRCDCGSQLSAALARVAAEGGAVVYLRGQEGRGVGLLDKLRAYAVQDQGLDTVDAQTALGLPVDAREYGAGAAILTDLQASSVRLLTNNPLKAEDLRRHGLEISSVEPLLTQPTSANTRYLRTKRDRMGHHLGASVLDTAHHLHGPQPAGPAPISTTSGGAR; encoded by the coding sequence GTGAGCTCCCCGACGCCCACAGGAGCACCGGCACGGGCCTGGACCGTCGAGGAGGCCCTGGCCGCGCTGCGGGAGGGCCGACCGGTGCTGGTCACCGACCCTGCGGACCGGGAGGACGAGGGTGACGTGGTGCTGGCCGGGGAGACGGTGAGCGCTGAGTGGATGGCCTGGACGATCCGGCACTCCTCGGGCTACGTCTGCGCCCCGATGCCGGCCGAGCGGGCCGACGCGCTGCGGCTGCCGCCGATGGTCGTCGAGAACGCCGACCCGCGGCGCACCGCCTACACCGTGACCGTGGACGCCCGGATCGGTGTCGGCACCGGCATCAGCGCCGCTGACCGCGCTCACACCATCCGCACCCTGGCCGGCGCGGCCACGACGGCTGAGGACCTCACCCGTCCCGGACACGTGGTGCCGCTGCGGGCCCGGCCCGGAGGGGTGCTGGAACGGCCGGGCCACACGGAGGCGGCGGTGGACCTGTGCCGGCTCGCCGGTCTGCAGCCGGTGGCGGCGATCGCCGAGCTGGTCGACGACGACGGGACGATGCTGCGCTCACCCGCGCTCCTCCGCCTCGCCGCCGAGCACGACCTGCCGGTGCTCTCGATCGAGCAGCTGATCCGGTGGCGGGCGGTGCACGACCGGGTGCGCCGGGTGACCGAGACCACGATCCCCACCGAGCACGGCGTCTTCACCGTCGTCGGTTACCGCGACCTGCTCACCGGGGTCGACCACCTGGCCATGATCAGCCCGAGGGGCGTGCCCGACCAGCCGCTGGTGCGGCTGCACTCGGAGTGCCTCACCGGTGACGTCCTGGGGTCGCAGCGCTGTGACTGCGGCTCACAGCTGTCTGCCGCGCTCGCCCGCGTCGCCGCAGAGGGGGGAGCGGTGGTGTACCTGCGCGGCCAGGAGGGCCGTGGGGTCGGACTGCTCGACAAGCTGCGCGCCTACGCCGTCCAGGACCAGGGCCTGGACACCGTGGACGCCCAGACCGCGCTGGGCCTGCCCGTCGACGCCCGGGAGTACGGCGCCGGCGCCGCCATCCTCACCGACCTGCAGGCGTCGTCGGTGCGGTTGCTGACCAACAACCCCCTCAAGGCGGAGGACCTGCGCCGCCACGGCCTCGAGATCAGCTCGGTCGAGCCGCTGCTGACCCAGCCCACGTCGGCCAACACCCGGTACCTGCGCACCAAGCGCGACCGCATGGGTCACCACCTCGGGGCGAGCGTCCTCGACACAGCGCACCACCTGCACGGTCCCCAGCCGGCAGGGCCAGCACCGATCAGCACCACCTCAGGAGGAGCACGATGA
- a CDS encoding riboflavin synthase: MFTGIVEELGQVVDLQHQGDSAVLRVRGEEVSTDAVHGASIAVNGVCLTVTAVDQDVVVFDVMAETLHRSSLGALAVGHPVNLERAMAATDRFGGHIVQGHVDGTASLVSRTPGDRWEVVRMGLPAGLARYVVEKGSITVDGVSLTVSAVGEDFFEVSLIPTTLALTTLGTKQAGDPVNLEVDVIAKYVERLLQLPGAAATTGVLR; the protein is encoded by the coding sequence ATGTTCACCGGAATCGTGGAAGAGCTCGGCCAGGTCGTGGACCTGCAGCACCAGGGCGACTCGGCCGTCCTCAGGGTCCGCGGGGAGGAGGTCAGCACCGACGCCGTCCACGGCGCCTCGATCGCGGTCAACGGGGTCTGCCTCACCGTGACCGCGGTGGACCAGGACGTCGTCGTCTTCGACGTGATGGCTGAGACCCTGCACCGCAGCAGCCTGGGCGCCCTGGCCGTCGGGCACCCGGTCAACCTGGAGCGGGCGATGGCGGCCACCGACCGCTTCGGCGGCCACATCGTCCAAGGCCACGTCGACGGCACCGCCTCCCTCGTCTCCCGCACGCCGGGGGACCGGTGGGAGGTGGTCCGGATGGGGCTGCCCGCCGGTCTGGCCCGCTACGTGGTGGAGAAGGGGTCCATCACGGTCGACGGGGTCTCCCTGACGGTGTCGGCGGTGGGGGAGGACTTCTTCGAGGTCTCCCTGATCCCCACCACGCTGGCCCTCACCACCCTGGGCACCAAGCAGGCAGGTGACCCCGTGAACCTCGAGGTCGACGTCATCGCCAAGTACGTCGAGCGGCTGCTCCAGCTGCCCGGTGCCGCGGCGACGACCGGGGTGCTCCGGTGA